The following proteins come from a genomic window of Hymenobacter canadensis:
- the ubiE gene encoding bifunctional demethylmenaquinone methyltransferase/2-methoxy-6-polyprenyl-1,4-benzoquinol methylase UbiE, with amino-acid sequence MAVVPYKDDTADKKSQVAHMFNSIAGKYDFLNHFLSAGTDIYWRRKAVGELKQLRPARILDIATGTADFAIETLRAASPDAKVTGVDISEGMLAVGRRKLEAKGLTNRIQLELGDSENLPFPDGYFDAVTASFGVRNFENLAIGLAEMRRVLRPGGKLVILEFSKPTAFPMKQAYNFYFRHILPVFGKLISKDRAAYTYLPESVQAFPDGPDFLAILRQVGFTSPAWQPLTFGISSIYTALK; translated from the coding sequence ATGGCCGTAGTACCCTACAAAGACGACACCGCTGACAAAAAATCGCAGGTGGCGCACATGTTCAACAGCATCGCCGGGAAGTATGACTTCCTCAACCACTTCCTCAGCGCCGGAACCGATATTTATTGGCGGCGTAAGGCCGTGGGCGAGTTGAAGCAGCTACGGCCGGCCCGAATACTGGATATTGCCACCGGCACCGCCGACTTCGCCATCGAAACGCTGCGGGCGGCCTCACCCGATGCGAAGGTGACGGGCGTGGATATTTCGGAAGGGATGCTGGCCGTTGGGCGGCGTAAGCTGGAGGCAAAGGGCCTCACCAATCGTATCCAGCTGGAGTTGGGCGACTCGGAGAACCTGCCGTTTCCTGATGGGTACTTCGATGCCGTGACGGCTTCGTTTGGAGTACGCAACTTCGAAAACCTGGCCATTGGCCTAGCCGAAATGCGCCGGGTGCTGCGGCCGGGCGGTAAGCTCGTGATACTGGAGTTTTCCAAGCCCACGGCTTTCCCCATGAAACAGGCCTACAATTTTTACTTCCGGCATATTCTGCCGGTATTTGGCAAACTCATCTCTAAAGACCGCGCCGCCTACACGTACCTGCCCGAATCGGTGCAGGCCTTCCCGGACGGCCCAGACTTTCTGGCTATTCTGCGGCAGGTTGGCTTTACTTCTCCCGCATGGCAACCCCTCACTTTCGGTATCAGCTCCATCTACACCGCACTCAAGTAG
- a CDS encoding porin family protein → MATPHFRYQLHLHRTQVGQFALAGLLALAVPLSGMAQNKSRATASRGKGGRVKSITVQNLPGYDDKWFHPGFYIAPNFSSYKIEQSPAYIANFGTSRGVTANSKISPGFSVGFVGDARLNDYLNLRFAPGVSFITRQIEFKPDGYTPDPSRDNDPEEIVTQEVGATQVDLPLLVKFHSERRRNTRVYVVGGLKPSVNVGTRRKDPERNQLSVASSDLAIEYGVGLDLFYPFFKFAPELRFSHGLSNQHQGVDNIYSRSLQSLRSNTVTLYLNFE, encoded by the coding sequence ATGGCAACCCCTCACTTTCGGTATCAGCTCCATCTACACCGCACTCAAGTAGGCCAGTTTGCGCTGGCCGGTTTGCTGGCTCTGGCCGTGCCGCTTAGCGGAATGGCCCAGAACAAGAGCCGCGCTACGGCCAGCCGGGGCAAGGGTGGCCGTGTGAAATCCATTACGGTGCAAAACCTGCCCGGCTACGACGATAAGTGGTTCCACCCAGGCTTCTATATTGCTCCTAACTTTTCGAGCTATAAGATCGAGCAGTCGCCGGCGTACATTGCTAACTTCGGTACTTCGCGTGGCGTGACGGCAAACTCCAAGATAAGCCCCGGCTTCTCGGTTGGGTTTGTGGGCGATGCGCGGCTGAATGACTACTTGAACCTGCGCTTTGCGCCGGGCGTGAGCTTCATCACGCGCCAGATTGAATTCAAGCCCGACGGCTACACGCCTGACCCGAGCAGAGACAATGATCCGGAGGAAATCGTGACGCAGGAGGTGGGGGCTACGCAGGTGGATCTGCCGCTGCTGGTGAAGTTTCACTCGGAGCGCCGCCGCAACACGCGCGTGTATGTGGTGGGTGGCCTCAAGCCCAGCGTGAACGTAGGTACCCGCCGCAAGGACCCGGAGCGCAATCAGCTGTCGGTAGCCAGCAGCGACCTGGCCATTGAGTATGGGGTGGGCCTCGACCTGTTCTATCCGTTCTTCAAGTTCGCGCCTGAGCTGCGCTTCTCGCACGGGCTTAGCAATCAGCACCAGGGCGTAGACAACATCTACAGCCGCAGCCTACAGAGCCTGCGCAGCAACACCGTAACGCTGTACCTGAACTTTGAATAA
- a CDS encoding SDR family NAD(P)-dependent oxidoreductase, which produces MKTAFITGASSGIGRATAVALAQSGFQLIITGRRREKLEELARELAGISTHILTFDVRDRAAVEAAVASLPGTFAEVDVLINNAGNAHGLAPIQDGNPDDWDAMLDGNVKGLLYVSRAVLPAMTRRQVGHIINIGSIAGIEAYANGNVYCASKAAVSMLTKTMRLDLLPHNIRVAEVNPGAVETDFSKVRFKGDESRAESVYKGFQPLVAQDVAEVIQFMVTRPPHVNVAEVLLLPTAQGAAATIRRES; this is translated from the coding sequence ATGAAAACTGCCTTTATCACCGGGGCTTCCTCGGGCATTGGCCGCGCTACGGCTGTAGCGCTGGCGCAATCCGGATTTCAGCTCATCATTACCGGGCGTCGCCGCGAGAAGCTGGAAGAGCTGGCCCGGGAGCTGGCTGGTATCTCCACGCACATCCTCACGTTTGATGTGCGCGACCGGGCTGCCGTGGAGGCCGCCGTGGCCAGCCTGCCCGGGACCTTTGCCGAGGTAGACGTGCTGATCAATAACGCTGGCAATGCCCACGGGCTGGCCCCGATTCAGGACGGCAACCCGGACGACTGGGACGCTATGCTCGATGGCAATGTGAAGGGGCTGCTCTACGTGAGCCGGGCCGTGCTGCCCGCCATGACGCGCCGACAGGTGGGCCATATTATCAATATCGGCTCCATTGCTGGCATTGAGGCCTATGCCAACGGCAACGTGTACTGCGCCTCCAAAGCCGCCGTGTCGATGCTGACCAAAACCATGCGCCTGGATTTGCTGCCCCACAACATCCGGGTGGCAGAGGTGAACCCGGGTGCGGTGGAAACCGACTTCTCGAAGGTGCGCTTCAAAGGCGACGAATCCCGCGCCGAGTCGGTATACAAGGGCTTTCAGCCGCTGGTGGCGCAGGATGTGGCCGAAGTCATTCAGTTCATGGTGACCCGGCCGCCGCACGTAAACGTGGCCGAGGTGCTGCTGCTGCCAACAGCGCAGGGCGCGGCCGCCACCATTCGGCGGGAATCATAA
- a CDS encoding alpha/beta hydrolase, with protein MAQEHHISVARTARYFQLGALTAATRQVWFVCHGYGQLAQYFIRHFAAISAADPTLVVVAPEGLSRFYLQGTGGRVGATWMTREDRLLEIDDYVGYLNQLAATLLPQASADTRVTVLGFSQGAATVSRWLARAPFRPARLVLWAGAFPPDMDFQAAGRLLRGLPVTLVCGDEDEFVSAADVEKQGAFLREFGVEPEFLRFAGQHTLHAGLLLQLASRQV; from the coding sequence ATGGCCCAGGAACACCATATATCGGTTGCGCGCACGGCGCGCTATTTCCAGTTGGGCGCGCTGACCGCCGCCACCCGGCAGGTGTGGTTTGTGTGCCACGGCTACGGCCAGCTGGCGCAGTATTTTATCCGGCACTTCGCAGCCATCAGCGCCGCCGACCCTACGCTGGTGGTAGTGGCGCCGGAAGGCCTGTCGCGGTTCTATCTGCAGGGCACCGGCGGGCGCGTGGGCGCCACCTGGATGACGCGCGAAGACCGCCTGCTCGAAATCGACGATTACGTAGGCTACCTCAATCAGCTGGCCGCCACTCTACTGCCCCAGGCTTCAGCTGATACCCGGGTAACGGTGCTGGGCTTCTCGCAGGGCGCTGCTACGGTCAGCCGCTGGCTGGCGCGCGCGCCCTTCCGGCCGGCCCGGCTGGTTTTGTGGGCCGGCGCCTTCCCGCCCGACATGGACTTTCAGGCGGCGGGCCGGTTGCTGCGCGGCCTGCCCGTCACGCTGGTCTGCGGCGACGAGGACGAGTTTGTTTCTGCTGCTGACGTGGAGAAGCAGGGCGCATTTCTGCGCGAATTCGGCGTAGAGCCCGAATTTCTGCGCTTCGCCGGCCAGCACACCCTGCACGCCGGCCTGCTGCTGCAACTGGCCTCCCGACAGGTCTAA
- the cdd gene encoding cytidine deaminase, protein MAHPLHLTIHVEVLTETELTPAEALTWQAARAATDQAYAPYSHFHVGASLLLDDGTIFRGTNQENAAFPSGLCAERTALFGLAASQPERRILGMAVAARPAAGDFVPVSSCGACRQVMAEYEHRQKQAIPLLMPGPDGSIYRFRSLSDLLPFGFSADDLPTKG, encoded by the coding sequence ATGGCCCACCCGCTCCACCTCACCATCCACGTCGAGGTTCTCACCGAAACTGAGCTAACGCCCGCCGAAGCCCTCACCTGGCAGGCTGCCCGCGCCGCCACCGACCAGGCCTACGCGCCTTATTCGCACTTCCACGTCGGCGCTTCCCTCCTGCTCGACGACGGCACCATCTTCCGGGGCACCAATCAGGAAAACGCGGCTTTCCCCTCAGGACTTTGCGCCGAGCGCACCGCCCTGTTCGGGCTGGCCGCCTCCCAGCCCGAGCGGCGCATTCTGGGCATGGCCGTCGCCGCCCGCCCCGCTGCCGGCGACTTCGTGCCGGTGTCGTCGTGCGGAGCCTGCCGCCAGGTGATGGCCGAATACGAGCACCGCCAGAAGCAGGCCATTCCGCTGCTCATGCCCGGCCCCGACGGCAGTATCTACCGCTTCCGCAGCCTCTCCGACCTGCTGCCGTTTGGCTTCAGCGCCGACGACTTACCGACCAAGGGCTGA